Proteins encoded by one window of Nocardioides euryhalodurans:
- a CDS encoding tRNA adenosine deaminase-associated protein yields MADQLDGVDFALAAYREEGVWQLQELAHDVLADVETLSHALRRFPGDGGAVGLVAIDEDFFLVVRVAGASTRVLLSDITAAEEWELAASLVDFLGLPPPEDDDEQAPAGDLDLLGDLGMPAMDMGVLLDDFDLYPDEMLSDVARRLGFGSLFDEHVGLASSA; encoded by the coding sequence ATGGCCGACCAGCTGGACGGAGTCGACTTCGCTCTGGCTGCCTACCGGGAGGAAGGGGTCTGGCAGCTGCAGGAGCTCGCCCACGACGTGCTGGCCGACGTCGAGACCCTCTCCCACGCGCTACGACGGTTCCCGGGCGACGGCGGAGCCGTCGGTCTCGTCGCGATCGACGAGGACTTCTTCCTCGTCGTCCGCGTCGCCGGTGCCAGCACCCGCGTCCTGCTGTCCGACATCACCGCGGCCGAGGAGTGGGAGCTGGCGGCCTCGCTGGTCGACTTCCTCGGCCTTCCCCCGCCGGAGGACGACGACGAGCAGGCACCTGCCGGCGACCTCGACCTGCTCGGCGACCTCGGCATGCCCGCGATGGACATGGGCGTGCTGCTCGACGACTTCGACCTCTACCCCGACGAGATGCTCTCGGACGTGGCACGCCGGCTCGGCTTCGGCTCGCTCTTCGACGAGCACGTCGGGCTCGCCTCCTCCGCCTGA
- a CDS encoding NAD(P)(+) transhydrogenase (Re/Si-specific) subunit beta, translating into MIPTWAQLVYLLCAVAFILALKGLSGPRTARAGNLVGAAAAVVACALPFFYLERIDNLWLILGAIAVGTAGGVYGAQRVQMTQMPQMVALFNGVGGGAAALVALLELEVIVDAPADATGWFVLVATAFTIVVGSVSFAGSVVTFAKLQDLMTSRPVVFPGLAVVFAATLLAALGLSGLLVADPVMWIGIVLALIGLAFGLLLVLPVGGADVPIVISLLNAFTGLTVAAGGYVLSNTLLLVAGTLVGASGTFLTLLMAKAMGRSVANILFGALKGGSTLGAGEASDRPVRSAGPTDAAIMLGYADRVIIVPGYGLAVAQAQHTLRELVDVLVERGAVVDYAIHPVAGRMPGHMNVLLAEAQVPYEQLREMEEINGDFKDADVVLVVGANDVVNPAAKTTPGAPIYGMPILNADEAKQVIFMKRSMRPGFAGIENELLFDERTTLLFGDAKDTMGKLLSAVKAL; encoded by the coding sequence GTGATCCCCACCTGGGCCCAGCTGGTCTACCTGCTCTGCGCGGTCGCCTTCATCCTCGCCCTCAAGGGGCTGTCGGGGCCGCGGACCGCGCGCGCCGGCAACCTCGTGGGCGCTGCCGCCGCGGTCGTCGCGTGTGCGCTGCCGTTCTTCTACCTGGAGCGGATCGACAACCTGTGGCTGATCCTGGGCGCCATCGCCGTCGGCACCGCGGGTGGCGTCTACGGCGCGCAACGGGTGCAGATGACGCAGATGCCGCAGATGGTGGCTCTCTTCAACGGCGTCGGCGGTGGCGCTGCTGCGCTGGTCGCGCTGCTCGAGCTCGAGGTGATCGTCGATGCGCCGGCCGACGCCACGGGCTGGTTCGTGCTGGTCGCGACCGCGTTCACGATCGTGGTCGGCTCGGTGTCCTTCGCGGGCTCGGTCGTCACGTTCGCCAAGCTCCAGGACCTGATGACCTCGCGGCCCGTGGTCTTCCCGGGGCTGGCGGTCGTCTTCGCCGCGACGCTGCTGGCAGCGCTCGGGCTCTCCGGCCTCCTCGTCGCCGACCCGGTGATGTGGATCGGCATCGTGCTCGCCCTGATCGGGCTCGCCTTCGGGCTGCTGCTGGTGCTGCCGGTGGGGGGTGCCGACGTCCCGATCGTGATCTCGCTGCTCAACGCCTTCACCGGCCTCACCGTCGCAGCGGGCGGCTACGTCCTCTCCAACACGCTGCTGCTCGTGGCCGGCACGCTCGTCGGTGCTTCCGGAACGTTCCTCACGCTGCTGATGGCCAAGGCGATGGGTCGCTCGGTGGCCAACATCCTCTTCGGGGCCCTCAAGGGCGGCTCGACCCTCGGCGCCGGCGAGGCCTCCGACCGGCCGGTGCGCTCGGCCGGCCCGACCGACGCCGCGATCATGCTGGGGTACGCCGACCGCGTGATCATCGTCCCCGGCTACGGCCTGGCCGTCGCGCAGGCCCAGCACACCCTCCGGGAGCTCGTCGACGTGCTGGTCGAGCGCGGCGCGGTCGTCGACTACGCCATCCACCCGGTCGCGGGGCGGATGCCCGGCCACATGAACGTGCTCCTCGCGGAGGCGCAGGTGCCCTACGAGCAGCTGCGCGAGATGGAGGAGATCAACGGCGACTTCAAGGACGCCGACGTCGTCCTGGTCGTCGGCGCCAACGACGTCGTCAACCCGGCGGCGAAGACCACCCCGGGTGCGCCGATCTACGGCATGCCGATCCTCAACGCCGACGAGGCGAAGCAGGTCATCTTCATGAAGCGCTCGATGCGCCCGGGATTCGCCGGTATCGAGAACGAGCTGCTCTTCGACGAGCGCACCACGCTGCTCTTCGGCGACGCCAAGGACACCATGGGCAAGCTGCTCAGCGCGGTGAAGGCGCTGTAG
- the upp gene encoding uracil phosphoribosyltransferase, whose product MRTHVADHPLIAHKLTYLRDETTDSPTFRRLADELVTLLAYEATRDVRVSPKDIRTPVGPTTGVKLARPKPLVVPILRAGLGMLDGMMRLLPTAEVGFLGMVRNEETLEASTYAERLPDDLSGRQCYVLDPMLATGGTLAAAVRFLVDRGANDITALCLLAAPEGVARLEQELADLDVPVTVVTGAIDEKLNDKGYIVPGLGDAGDRLYGVAE is encoded by the coding sequence ATGCGCACCCACGTCGCCGACCACCCGCTGATCGCCCACAAGCTGACCTACCTGCGCGACGAGACCACCGACTCACCGACCTTCCGGCGCCTGGCCGACGAGCTCGTGACGCTGCTGGCCTACGAGGCGACCCGCGACGTCCGGGTCTCGCCGAAGGACATCCGGACCCCGGTCGGACCCACGACGGGCGTCAAGCTGGCCCGGCCCAAGCCGCTGGTCGTTCCGATCCTGCGCGCGGGGCTCGGCATGCTCGACGGCATGATGCGGCTGCTGCCGACCGCCGAGGTGGGCTTCCTCGGCATGGTCCGCAACGAGGAGACGCTCGAGGCGTCGACGTACGCCGAGCGGCTGCCGGACGACCTGTCGGGCCGCCAGTGCTACGTGCTGGACCCGATGCTGGCGACCGGCGGCACCCTCGCGGCGGCGGTCCGCTTCCTCGTCGACCGGGGCGCCAACGACATCACCGCGCTCTGCCTGCTGGCGGCCCCCGAGGGCGTCGCCCGGCTCGAGCAGGAGCTGGCGGACCTCGACGTCCCCGTCACCGTGGTGACCGGCGCGATCGACGAGAAGCTCAACGACAAGGGCTACATCGTCCCCGGGCTCGGAGACGCGGGCGACCGGCTCTACGGCGTCGCGGAGTGA
- a CDS encoding NAD(P) transhydrogenase subunit alpha — translation MSEPIVWLTIFVLSVFVGIEVISKVSSTLHTPLMSGANAIHGVILLGAIIVTAHASGVALVVGLVAIVLAAVNMVGGFVVTDRMLQMFTRKRTPKKGAAA, via the coding sequence ATGAGTGAGCCGATCGTCTGGCTGACCATCTTCGTCCTCAGCGTCTTCGTCGGGATCGAGGTGATCTCCAAGGTCTCCTCGACGCTCCACACGCCGCTGATGTCCGGCGCCAACGCCATCCACGGCGTGATCCTGCTGGGCGCGATCATCGTGACCGCCCACGCCTCCGGGGTCGCCCTGGTGGTGGGGCTGGTCGCGATCGTGCTCGCCGCGGTCAACATGGTCGGCGGCTTCGTCGTCACCGACCGGATGCTGCAGATGTTCACGCGCAAGCGGACCCCGAAGAAGGGAGCGGCCGCGTGA
- a CDS encoding nucleoside deaminase, translating to MGAALEEARAALATGDVPIGAVVLDAAGEVVATGHNVREAESDPTGHAEVVALRAAARRRGEWRLEGCTLVVTLEPCTMCAGAAVLARVDRVVFGAHDDKAGAVGSLWDVVRDRRLNHRPEVLAGVRAPECAALLEEFFRRHR from the coding sequence ATGGGGGCTGCGCTGGAGGAGGCCCGTGCCGCGCTGGCGACGGGTGACGTCCCGATCGGCGCGGTGGTGCTCGACGCCGCGGGGGAGGTGGTGGCCACCGGCCACAACGTCCGCGAGGCGGAGTCCGACCCCACCGGCCACGCCGAGGTGGTGGCACTGCGGGCCGCGGCCCGCCGTCGTGGCGAGTGGCGGCTCGAGGGCTGCACGCTCGTCGTCACGCTCGAGCCCTGCACGATGTGCGCCGGCGCCGCGGTCCTGGCCCGCGTCGACCGCGTGGTCTTCGGGGCCCACGACGACAAGGCGGGCGCCGTCGGGTCGCTGTGGGACGTGGTCCGCGACCGGCGGCTCAACCACCGTCCGGAGGTGCTGGCCGGGGTCCGAGCGCCGGAGTGCGCGGCCCTGCTGGAGGAGTTCTTCCGCCGCCACCGGTGA
- a CDS encoding ATP-binding protein, with translation MGASALAAACHRHRVALLLVLLFTSSFGVLLTADAASRVPAAWPAAGLLTGLLVVLDRAHRATTSALAGALLVLAHLLAGYDPLTAIGFSLACVAGTWVAWWRLHRGLGVRRVGLAEEGDVSRLIAAASLGSAVSAVAVAAVVAVTGVGSPWLALVAVFGTHAAAQLMLLPLFLEGPPFGALAPARERVVQSVLTLGVAVLIFSFAPVPPLVFAVMPMFAWLAFRGTLREASLLLTAVGVIATTMTMAGLGPVHELGSRYDVAPELVTGFLQLFLLDCALILLPLSVMATQQRMAAARANARQRTLQRLVDAATGSGVLATDLEGRVAVFNPGAEVMLGRAAEDVLGQPADRFFRDEELGRHAARLGTRPLFADLCAASVAADDDRHLWDVRRPDGEQRTLSLVVTGIQDELGEPSGYLCVADDVTEREAAHEALVAALDHERDAVERLRDLEQVKADFVATVSHELRTPLTSMIGFVELLEDGAVGELSADQRAVVNRLERNGRRLLLLVEDLLLLSQIEARQMQLNPTRCDLRDAARAAYDALGPLLATRHLDMVLRLPDEPVVHEGDPEQVERLVLNLITNGVKFTPDGGRVELVVRERIDSVEIVVLDTGMGIPADEQDQLFTRFFRASTATAQAIQGTGLGLTIVQAIVERHGGQVSVSSSEGVGTTVAVSLPKELSGVGHSATP, from the coding sequence ATGGGCGCGTCAGCCCTCGCCGCCGCCTGCCACCGGCACCGGGTCGCCCTCCTGCTGGTCCTGCTGTTCACCTCCTCCTTCGGGGTGCTGCTGACGGCCGACGCCGCGAGCCGGGTCCCGGCCGCCTGGCCTGCCGCCGGGCTCCTCACCGGGCTGCTCGTCGTCCTCGACCGCGCCCACCGCGCCACGACGAGCGCCCTCGCCGGCGCCCTCCTGGTGCTCGCGCACCTGCTGGCGGGCTACGACCCGCTGACCGCCATCGGCTTCTCGCTGGCCTGCGTCGCCGGCACCTGGGTCGCCTGGTGGCGGCTGCACCGTGGCCTCGGCGTACGCCGGGTCGGGCTGGCCGAGGAGGGTGACGTCTCGCGGCTGATCGCCGCGGCGTCCCTGGGCTCGGCCGTCTCGGCGGTCGCGGTGGCGGCGGTCGTGGCCGTCACGGGCGTGGGCTCGCCCTGGCTCGCGCTGGTCGCCGTCTTCGGGACCCATGCCGCGGCCCAGCTGATGCTGCTCCCGCTGTTCCTCGAGGGACCGCCCTTCGGTGCGCTCGCACCGGCGCGTGAGCGGGTGGTGCAGTCGGTGCTCACGCTCGGGGTCGCGGTACTGATCTTCAGCTTCGCACCGGTGCCGCCGCTGGTCTTCGCGGTGATGCCGATGTTCGCGTGGCTGGCCTTCCGCGGGACGCTCCGTGAGGCGAGCCTGCTGCTCACGGCGGTGGGCGTGATCGCCACGACCATGACCATGGCGGGGCTCGGGCCCGTCCACGAGCTCGGCTCCCGCTACGACGTGGCGCCCGAGCTCGTCACCGGCTTCCTCCAGCTCTTCCTCCTCGACTGCGCCCTCATCCTGCTTCCGCTGTCGGTCATGGCCACGCAGCAGCGGATGGCCGCGGCCCGCGCCAACGCCCGGCAGCGCACGCTCCAGCGGCTGGTCGACGCCGCGACCGGGTCGGGCGTCCTCGCCACCGACCTCGAGGGGCGGGTCGCCGTCTTCAACCCCGGCGCCGAGGTGATGCTGGGCCGGGCCGCCGAGGACGTGCTCGGGCAGCCCGCCGACCGGTTCTTCCGCGACGAGGAGCTCGGCCGTCACGCCGCCCGCCTCGGCACCCGGCCGCTGTTCGCGGACCTGTGTGCCGCCTCCGTCGCGGCCGACGACGACCGCCACCTCTGGGACGTACGCCGTCCGGACGGCGAGCAACGCACGCTCTCCCTGGTCGTGACCGGGATCCAGGACGAGCTGGGGGAGCCGTCGGGCTACCTGTGCGTCGCCGACGACGTCACCGAGCGCGAGGCCGCCCACGAGGCGCTCGTCGCGGCCCTGGACCACGAGCGGGACGCCGTCGAGCGGCTGCGCGACCTCGAGCAGGTCAAGGCCGACTTCGTCGCGACCGTCAGCCACGAGCTGCGCACCCCGCTGACGAGCATGATCGGCTTCGTCGAGCTGCTCGAGGACGGAGCCGTCGGCGAGCTCTCGGCCGACCAGCGGGCCGTCGTCAACCGGCTCGAGCGCAACGGCCGTCGGCTGCTGCTCCTGGTGGAGGACCTGCTGCTGCTCTCCCAGATCGAGGCCCGCCAGATGCAGCTCAACCCGACGAGGTGCGACCTGCGCGACGCAGCCCGGGCGGCGTACGACGCCCTCGGCCCGCTGCTCGCGACGCGGCACCTCGACATGGTCTTGCGGCTCCCCGACGAGCCGGTCGTGCACGAGGGCGACCCGGAGCAGGTCGAGCGGCTGGTGCTGAACCTGATCACGAACGGCGTGAAGTTCACCCCCGACGGTGGCCGGGTGGAGCTGGTCGTCCGGGAGCGGATCGACTCGGTGGAGATCGTGGTGCTCGACACCGGCATGGGCATCCCGGCCGACGAGCAGGACCAGCTCTTCACGCGGTTCTTCCGGGCCTCGACGGCGACGGCGCAGGCGATCCAGGGCACCGGGCTGGGCCTGACGATCGTGCAGGCGATCGTCGAGCGGCACGGGGGCCAGGTGTCGGTGTCCTCGAGCGAGGGGGTCGGCACCACCGTCGCGGTGAGCCTCCCCAAGGAGCTCTCAGGGGTGGGTCACTCCGCGACGCCGTAG